A region from the Lycium barbarum isolate Lr01 chromosome 8, ASM1917538v2, whole genome shotgun sequence genome encodes:
- the LOC132606522 gene encoding la-related protein 6C-like, which produces MAQMQPEKVASSVQESTPEFVAKVDMNNNNNNNVNGGSFKFNVQAPAFVPRKSHATSIPCISGYFYPCSFQYVNTGANTTVYGGDQDITSFVQEPSFVSSLSQKDILPDELKLKVIKQVEYQLSDMSLLANESLLKQMNKDAEGFVPISSVSATKKIKSLITNNQLTLSQALLSSTKLIVSDDGKRVKRKMPFTDKDKEELLLRTVVAENLPDDHSHHNIEKIFKVAGSVKTIRVCHPQDPNTRTRGDLGISSKLHALIEFEHPEAAEKAAEKLNDERNWRKGLRVRLLLRRSPKSVLKSRKSAFDGCLDDEDWLSSELTDDANHSEVVDTNVEETLATTKKIWGKGRGKSTRQVQRNQMYSGRGLLSSSPQGSTYEAPPVKQAATKGPRMPDGTKGFTMGRGKPLRSINVQTGGVHVV; this is translated from the exons ATGGCACAAATGCAACCTGAGAAAGTTGCTTCTAGTGTACAAGAATCTACTCCAGAATTTGTTGCTAAAGTTGatatgaataataataataataataatgttaatGGTGGCTCTTTCAAGTTCAATGTTCAGGCCCCTGCATTCGTGCCAAGAAAATCACATGCCACGTCAATCCCATGCATTTCAGGATATTTTTATCCATGCAGTTTTCAATATGTTAATACTGGGGCTAATACAACAGTATATGGGGGTGATCAAGACATTACCTCCTTTGTTCAAGAGCCAAGTTTTGTTTCATCCCTCTCTCAGAAAGATATCCTTCCTGATGAGCTCAAGCTAAAAGTCATCAAACAG GTTGAATACCAACTTAGTGACATGAGCTTGCTCGCGAATGAGAGCTTGTTGAAACAGATGAACAAGGACGCTGAAGGTTTTG TTCCCATTTCTTCTGTTTCGGCTACAAAGAAAATCAAGTCCCTCATCACCAACAACCAATTAACACTTTCTCAAGCCCTCCTATCCTCTACAAAGCTG ATTGTAAGCGATGATGGCAAGAGGGTCAAACGAAAAATGCCATTCACTGACAAGGATAAAGAGGAATTGCTG TTACGCACTGTGGTGGCTGAGAATTTACCGGATGATCACTCCCATCACAACATTGAGAAAATATTTAAAGTTGCTGGAAG TGTCAAAACCATCCGAGTATGCCATCCCCAAGATCCTAACACACGAACTAGAGGAGACTTGGGCATCAGCAGTAAG CTTCATGCACTGATAGAGTTCGAGCATCCAGAGGCCGCTGAGAAAGCA GCGGAGAAGCTAAATGATGAGAGGAACTGGAGAAAAGGCCTTCGAGTGAGGTTGCTGCTCAGACGTTCA CCAAAGTCTGTTCTAAAGAGCAGGAAGTCAGCGTTTGATGGCTGTTTAGATGATGAAGATTGGTTGAGTTCTGAATTGACAGATGATGCTAATCACTCAGAAGTAGTGGATACTAAT GTTGAAGAGACTTTAgcaacaacaaagaaaatatggGGTAAAGGGCGTGGGAAAAGTACACGACAAGTGCAACGAAATCAAATGTACAGTGGTCGTGGCTTGCTTTCCTCGTCTCCACAAGGCAGCACATATGAAGCACCACCAGTGAAACAGGCCGCTACAAAAGGACCAAGAATGCCAGATGGAACCAAAGGTTTCACTATGGGAAGAGGGAAGCCCCTGAGGAGTATTAATGTTCAAACTGGAGGAGTACATGTTGTATAA